A genomic segment from Gemmatimonadaceae bacterium encodes:
- a CDS encoding thioesterase family protein yields the protein MPPEFKDRYAKDFLVGWRAMDFNGHMANTAYLDLAADVRLAFLADHGFPPTELRRLAIGPVIRKEELEYFREVNLHDTVTVTYAALASSPDGARFVIENEIWSAAGERAATVRSTGGWLDLRTRKLVTPPPILLAALQHLPRAPGFIELPLPTAKTG from the coding sequence ATGCCTCCCGAATTCAAGGATCGTTACGCCAAGGATTTTCTCGTCGGATGGCGCGCCATGGACTTCAACGGTCACATGGCGAACACCGCCTACCTCGACCTCGCCGCCGACGTGCGGTTGGCGTTTCTCGCCGACCACGGCTTTCCGCCGACCGAGCTGCGACGGCTCGCCATCGGGCCCGTGATCCGCAAGGAAGAGCTGGAGTATTTCCGGGAGGTCAACCTCCACGACACCGTGACGGTTACCTATGCGGCGCTCGCGTCGAGCCCAGACGGTGCCCGCTTCGTGATCGAGAACGAGATCTGGTCGGCCGCGGGTGAGCGGGCGGCGACGGTCCGCTCGACCGGCGGGTGGCTCGACCTCCGTACGCGAAAGCTCGTCACGCCTCCGCCCATCCTTTTGGCGGCCCTACAGCACCTGCCGCGCGCCCCCGGATTCATCGAGCTCCCTTTGCCGACTGCGAAGACCGGATAG